DNA from Chiloscyllium plagiosum isolate BGI_BamShark_2017 chromosome 35, ASM401019v2, whole genome shotgun sequence:
atttccctctgactgatgcacctaacactatgggcaatttagcatggccaattcacctgaccggcacatctttggactgtgggaggaaactggaaaatctggaggaaacccacgcagatacggggagaatgtgcaaactccacacagacagtcacctgaggctggaatcggacccggggccctggcgctgtgaggcagcagtgctaaccactgagccatcatgccaccctaaaGATCACTaagatgaaaaatttcttcatcCGGAGaatgtgagcctgtggaattctcttccacagaaagtaGATGAGGCTAAAACGCATTGTTTTCAAGAGTTAAGAATTCATCTAATCTCTTAAGAGTTTGAAATAGTTCTTACGGCTAAAGAGatgaaagattatggggagaaagcaggaacaggatattgagttggatggtcagccataatcaaatgaataccagagcaggctcaaagggccgaatggtctactccttctattttctgtgtttcattgtCATTCTAGTTGGTTTATGACTGCCCCTTAGGGAaagaaatcagccatccttacctgttggagccaacatgtaactccagacccttAGCAATTTGGTTGATTcgtaaatgccctctgaaatggcttagagAGGCAAGGCAACAAATTCTGACTCTGCTATACAAGGATAAAAGGATTTGTGCTCTTGATCACATCCAGTTTGTAACCCAGACAAACAAAGCTGAGACCAGACAAAAGGAAAACAATCATTTGTGGCAAGAAGTCTTTGTGTGATGCACAATCTAGATAAAAAGCAGGTAACGAAACACAAAATTGCTCATATGAGTGCTAAAGATTGACTTTATTTGATATGATGTTCTGATTGTGACCTTGAACTTTTAACGGGTATTCAGAGTATCCTTCAGGTGCGACAACAAAAGCAATGTTGCAGATTACTCATTTACAACTGCACAGTATTATTATGAATTGCAATTGAAAGCAATTAAGTAATCACTGTTAATCTTATTTTAAAAGCACCtgaggaaattaaaataaatcttcAAGAAAACCTGTAAGGATTCAAGTTAACTGCTGTCTCTCACTAAGTGCAAACTATTTCAATTAActgttttgaaaaagaaactaAACACACAGAGCAGTGTGATAATGATCCACAGAAAAAGcagtcactcagttcaaagaTTTATCAATCCTCTGCAGACGTTGCCAATACTTCTTGAGGAAAAGATGAATTAGGTATATAGGAAgaacaaaactgctcataataatAACAATACCTTATACTTATATAGctcctttaacataataaaacttCCCAGGCGCTTTACAGGAGAGATAcagaatttgacactgagccacatgtcAGTTGATCTAAAGCTTGATAAAAGGTAGTTTGGAAAAAGTGTTTTAAAGGAGAAAATGAGTGTGTAGAAAGATAGAAAAGTATAGGATAGGCACTCCAGAGCTTAGGGCATGGGTAAGgaagtcatagaattgtagagatgtacagcatggaaacagacccttctgtccaactcgtccatgctgacctaatatagtcccatttgccagcatttggcccatatctctctaaacccttcctattcatatacccatccagatgccttttaattgctgcaaatgcaccagcctccaccacttcctctggcagctcattccatacacacatcaccctttgcgtgaaaacattgctgcTACCAATGTTGCAGAGATTAACGTCGGCCTGCTCAAGAAGCCAGGTTTGGAGCAGCACAAATATCTCAGAGTGTTGTAGGGCTGGCTTTAATGTGCAGGTAGGTTGCTTTTGAGTGCTAGCCTTTAACTTTCAAAGCAGGAGACCTGAGTAAAAtctgtttcactcagagggcaTTGGGAACCTGGATgtcactgcctgtgggagtggtagactatatctcagaatccctacaatgtggaatgaggccattcagtccattgattctgcgccaaccttccgaagagcatcccacctatacCTAGTACCTCCTATCCAATCcactgtggccaatccacccaaacttgctattctttggactatgggatgaaaccagagtgcccggcagaaacccatgcagacacggggaaaatatgcaaactccacacaaacagtcacccaaggctggaattgaacccagatccctgaagctgtgaggcagtagtgcctaccattgagccaccttgccacccatttATGACTGGTCCCACTTCAATGcttttccctgtagccctgccAAATTTTCCTCATGAATGTATGATTTTACCAGGCGCAGTAGTACAATGGTAGGACATCAGGGAAAAGTTCATTTTTTCTTGCTATCTAATTCTGTTTCCAATTCTTCAATTTCCTTTAGGAAGGCTCTTTTCTTGGAGATGGACACCATGCTCCATTGCACCTTCTGCTCTGCGTCAAAGATTGCAGAGAGCTCCATGGTTATATTATCTATCTTCTCTTCAATCTCTTCCAGGTCCAGTTCTGATTTGGATTTGAAGAAAATTCTGCAAAAACATATGAATTTAATTTTACAGCtgccatgcatttttttttaattaatgaagctaaaaaaaaaacacaaaaaatagGAGAAGGAGTAAGCCTTTCAgccttcgaacctgctccaccatctagtatgatcatggctgttcatctGACTCAATCCCATGTTCCTGTTTTCCCTCCAtcacctttgatcccttcagcccatGAACATTTTgcttcagtggtcagcactgctgcctcacagtgccagagaccctgattcaattccagccttgggcaactgtctgtgtggagtctgactcgttctgaaggcttccctctGGTTTACATTAGCTAGCACTCTATTGTCAAGATTTCACAATGTATAGATCACGATTCTGAATTAGTCAAGACCATGAGGCGATAACCAAATTTAGttccatttcatagaatccctcgagtatggaaacaggccatttagcccaacaggtccacactgaccctctgaagagtaacccaccctgacccattccccaaccctattactttaTGTTTTCCCTGACTAAccaacacacccctgaacactgtggacaatttagcatggccaattcacctatgctccacatctttggattgtggaaggaaaccggagcacccggaggaaacctgcacaggaggtgcaaactccacacagacggtcacccgaggctggtatcaaacccagacccctggcactgtgagacagcagtgctaaccgctggaCCACCATGCTCCAAATGATATTCTAATAGAACAGCACTTATCACAGCCATGGACTGAGAAATATGCCGTAGTAATGGAATGGATGAAAAGTATAATGATAACTGGTTAGAAACATAGGTTTTTTGATTATTAAGTATAACTCATTCTGTAGCACGTACAtagacatttaaaaacatttaaaagatatagaTACATTTACCATTTTAAATTGATAAATTCTATTGCAAATAGCAGAAAAAATGTGCCAAAGGTGACACACATATGCTGGTAATTAAATTAAGGTTCAGCACAGATAAAAAGAATTGTAAACAATAGTCGCTAAAAGAAAGTCCAGAAAGACAAATGGCAACAACCTGGGCATGCAAGTAAAATGTTAATTACAGAAGAAATACTGGAATCACCCAACTGATAACAACAAAATTCATATCACCTGAATACCAATAGCAACCAGGGTGAGACAATACTCAAAGGCAAAGAAATAAAATATCTTTACTGATCATTGTTTAATGAAGGATTGAAATTTCAATGTATAAGTGAGAGATGGAAGGCGTTTAAACATTGATGATACAAAATATCACAACTTCATTATCATTAAAGGCTTTCAAATATTACTCCTCAGAAGGACAAATATATCTTACAAATTCAGGGCTTTGTAGTAAAACAGCTTTAATTGTTGATGATCGTTCTACTCTTAGATATTATGGGATATTTTATTTTTGGTTATTCTAAGATATTCCTAGATATTTTTGGATATTCTTGAACTGTTATAAATAACATCAGAAAGTACTGCTCCTTAGAATGCTGAAGATACATGTAGGTAAATGTTGATacctgttctgaagaaaagtcatactggACACAAATCAAtcttatttctctttccacagacctgctgagtttctccagcactattttttccccagatttccagcattcatagtattttgcttttatgttaggTTTGGCACTACATCTTTTGATAGATTTTGGCACAGCAGTGTGCTTATCTGCATAAAGTATATTACTTGTTCATTTCTTTTAATAAATTGTAAAATTAGTAAATCGGCACATGGAAGTTTTTTTGGTTACAGCAGAAATAAACCATAATCTCTTATTTTCTGTAGAGAACAATCCTGGACTCTGAAAATACCTGGGATATTTATAGCATAGCTAAGCATTATTAAAATTAAGCAGGCTAGTTGGAGGACAGTGACAATCTCAGGCAACTGCTTCTTCTGTTCAAACtcaaatctttaaatatttgtgaAACTGACCAGCATGAACTCAGCAGCAGAATTTAGTTAAAAAATAAGTTCGTTCTAAAAATACTTAAAAAGCTATAAATCACTTCAGAAAGAGACATTAAATGTTTTAAGATCTTTTGAAGACTAATTCCTTGTTCCAATGGTGGCTTATTAAGGGATACACCAAATTATAATAAGATGTAGGAATATTCTATAATAAACTTGTGTTCACATTGTTCCAAATGATTTATTGTAAGAATGTATTCTGAATAAAGAAAATACTGAGTACTTATTGATATAGTTTAATATTTATCCAGACATTTCACAACGTATGTAAAGCTCTAAAAGTAATAGGATGCACATGTTAGTGAGTGCATTGATCCCTTACCCATTGTCCTTCTGTATTTCACTCTCGCTCTGCAGACATTCCTTTATTATGTCAGCTTGTTGGTCTTTCGATGGTGTCCCAGTTGTCTTGCTGTTCCAAGCTTCTGTGCGCTGCTGCAATTGCTGAAAAATACACATTGATCCATTTAGAAAGCACATGTTCTCAGTGAAGATTCTTAAAGATGAATCCAAATTGGAAGTCTTCCGATGAATTTATAAACTCCCTCCATAAATTTTCTTCTATACATTTGCCATTTTCGgttacctcacactttccacttAGATTATGATGTCTGAGATTTTGGAATTTAAGTGCGCTGAACATATGCATTTACCACACAGTCAGCAACACTAATCACAAAAGAGTTGTTATTTATTACGTTACTGAGTCTTTATAGGTTCTTGCTATGTGCAAAATATTTAACACTCAAACAGTCACTGCATTTCAAAGTACTTATTCATATGCAAAGAACATTGTGATGATTCTGAGGGCAATTGGTTGCAAGTCTTTACTTCCTTACTCTGATTGCTTTAGACAATTGTGGAGCTCAAAATTTCTCTAAATCAAGGAAAGAGTCAAACTAACAATGCACTATCTATATACTTAGAGGAAAAAAGTCAACAACTAATACCTCTGCAAACATTGTTAAGGCTTGTGAATCCTTCATATCGAAATTCAGTAAATCAGAAATTGCATCAGTATAGATTTCCAGGTCGAATTCTTTTTGGAATAATTTGTTTGATGTCGGGGCTCTTGGCTTATGTGCATTCATAGGAGGCAGAATCTGGAATCTGATGAAGAACATGTCTTCGAACAAAGTCTTCAACGCCTGAGATTAGAACACAGGAggcatttaatttcagatttacttGCTTGGGGAGAATGCAACAATCAATAAAGTGATTGCCTTTACTGTTCAACCTTTAATTTTTCAGGGAATGTAGGTGTCACTGTCCTTCAATTGAGGGGCAGGATGGGgcattttcagagggcagttaagaggcaaccgcATTCCCTGGAGGAAAGCCAGTAAAAATCTGTGAATGATACATTTCCATTCCAACCTCACCTTGTAGACTTCAAAATGGAGCTGCAATAAGATCATTACTGAGTATTACTGTTTTTTCTTGTTGGGCTGCTGTGGATTTGGACTCATGGGCAAGATCACACAAAGATGGTTGATTTCcatccataaaggacattagtgaaccgaaTGGGgttttctttcaaactgcagtTGATAAAACCATAGAGTTCGAATCactaattgaaattaaattccagcaGTCACCATGGTGAGATTTTAACCGGTGCCTCCAGAGCTTGgcatctggattactagtccaattacttcaccactgtgccaccatcacCCTGAAAGGTGTTGTTATAACACGAtgattctttttctttatctgttCATGGAATTTGGGCTTTGCGGCTGAACTAGCATTCATTACCAATTCCTCTTTTCCCATGAACTGAGGActtgttcagccatttcagaaggcagttcagtgtcaaccacattgctctggatctGGAGGCCAGACTAAGTATTAGAACAaagaagaagaacaaagaaaatttacagcccaggaacaggcccttcggccctccaagcccgagccgatccaaatgtactgtctaaacctgttggtcaattcctaagcatttgtatgcctctactccccacctactcatgcatctgtccagatgcatcttaaatgaatctaccgtggctgcctctaccacctctgctggcaacgtgttccaaacgcccaccaccctctgtgtgaagtacttgccatgtgtatcccccttaaattttccacctctcaccttgaaagtatgATCTCTGGTtagtgaatccttcaccctgggaaaaagcttgtctctatctaccctgtctatacccttcatgattttgtaaacctcaatcaggtcccccctcaatcccctttctagtgaaaataaacctaacctactcaacctctcttcatagctagcaccttccataccaggcaacatcctcataaaccttctctgcaccctctccaaagtatccacgtccttttggtaatatggcgaccagaactggacacaatattctaaatgcggccgaaccaatgtcttgttcaattttaacatgacttgccagctcttgtactcaatgccccgtccaatgaaggcaagcatactatacaccttcttgaccactctatccaactgtgcagcaaccttcagggtacaatggacctgcactcccagatctctctgctcatcaacttgtCCTAAGgatcttccattcattgtataattcgctctagaattagacttgcctaaatgcatcacttcacatttgtctggattgaaagccacctTTTTGCCCAActcttcaatctatctatatcctcctgtattttctgacagtcccttatactttctgcttctccaccaatctttgtgtcatctgcaaacttgctgatcataccaacagtgccctcttctagatcatttatgtatattgcaaacaacagtggacccaatactgacccctgtgggacaccactggtcacctttctccatttcgagaaactctcttgaactactactctctgtctcctgttgctcaaccagttctttatccacctagctagaataccctgcacaccatgtgacttcatttctccattagtctaccatggggaaccttatcaaatgccttactaaagtccatgtatatgacatcaacagcccttccttcatctatcaacttggtcatttcctcgaagaactctattaagttggtaaggcacgatctcccccgcacaaaactatgttgcctgatactgataagctcattcttttctaaatattattagatcctatctcttagtaccctctccagcaacttccccaccactgatgtcaggttcactggtctgtagttacccggaatatccctactacctttcttgtacaaggggacaacatgagcaaccttccagtcctccggcacatcacctgtatttaaggatgccacaaagatatctgtcaggccccagctattttcaatctcacctccctcagcaacctgggatagatcccatctggtcctggtgatttgtccaccttaataacctctagcatacccaacacatcttccctacttatgccaacgtgatccagactaatcaaacttctatctctaatctcaagattcatcatgttcctctcctcagtgaacactgatgcaaagtaatcattcagaatctcacccattctctcaggtttggcacacaaccttccttcattatcttttagtggaccaatcctttctttagttacccatttgcttcttatataagaataaaatgctttgggattttccttaattctgcttgctaaagctatttcattaccccttttagcctgcttgattccttgtttaaaacTTGTTCTACTCTTCTGAAATTcatccagggcccgttctgttcttagctgcttagaccttatgtacgcttcctttctcctcttggctagtcgtacaatttctgctgtcatccacggttcacgaatcttgcccttcctatcctttgccttcaacgggacatgcctatcctgcactgccgttaacctatctttgaaagcctcccacatctcaaatgtggacttcccttcaaacagctgtgtccaatccacatttcgcagctcctgcctaattctgATATAAtcggccttggcccagtttagtactcttccctgaggaccactctcttctttatctatgagtattctaaaacttacagcaTTGTGGTCAccgttcccaaagaaatcccccaccacaacttctaccacttgtcctgactcgttccccagtaccaggtccaatatggccccttccctcgtcggactattgacatactgctctagaaaactctcctgcatgcttcgtacaaattctaccccatccagacctctgacactaagtgtatcccagtcaatgttgggaaaattaaaatctcccaccaccactaccctattgcctctacatctgttcataatctgtttacctatttgttcttctacctcacgttccctgttgggaggcctgtaatacagccccaacaatgtaactgcacccttcttatttctcagctccacccataa
Protein-coding regions in this window:
- the LOC122540626 gene encoding uncharacterized protein LOC122540626, with protein sequence MDITDAQWTCEGRLVPVSLEMVSVPELVVYRFGIFVAQLVKRSINAPEIGILLASSLPANNYTHNAFRNSFFYQHSQKILFIRRQQLASVGTFSVLLVHCLSHLATDELSDDSNPLFLQLFHQALKTLFEDMFFIRFQILPPMNAHKPRAPTSNKLFQKEFDLEIYTDAISDLLNFDMKDSQALTMFAEQLQQRTEAWNSKTTGTPSKDQQADIIKECLQSESEIQKDNGIFFKSKSELDLEEIEEKIDNITMELSAIFDAEQKVQWSMVSISKKRAFLKEIEELETELDSKKK